A genomic stretch from Ureibacillus composti includes:
- a CDS encoding MFS transporter has protein sequence MKTKLRWGVVLLLYLATSINYMDRAVLGIAGPQMMEDLSLTTVQFGLLGSAFFWTYTLMQIPVGPIVDKFGAKVTYAIAIVWWSLCTIATAGGRSLGLLLGIRAMMGIGESPAFPTNTRVIKDWLPSKERGIANGIFTMGIATGAGLSTPLLAWIIGSWGWQMAFILTGAVGLLWVPIWLYYFKNNPADSKMSEAELQHIQEGKMEQTVVSESKVKWYELLKIKNVWCCMYGLFSQNYLLYMMLTWLPTYLVMERDMSLLKAGFNSVIPWVVASIGAICGGLISDRLVKRGWRPIAARRTVMSIGMLFCLAIIPAGFVSNVGLALALISISIGGMMFANSGTWAILTDIAPEGTVGTLAGLQNFVGNIAGWIAPIMTGFIVGYFKSFVGGLVIAGIIAGIAFLVYTFLLKENEKTIIINKDNEVVSS, from the coding sequence ATGAAAACAAAATTAAGGTGGGGAGTCGTCCTATTATTGTACTTGGCTACCTCGATCAACTATATGGACCGGGCTGTATTGGGCATTGCGGGTCCTCAAATGATGGAAGATTTAAGTTTGACAACTGTTCAATTTGGACTTTTGGGGTCGGCCTTTTTCTGGACATATACGTTAATGCAAATTCCAGTCGGCCCTATTGTAGATAAATTTGGTGCAAAGGTGACCTATGCAATCGCGATTGTTTGGTGGTCGCTATGTACGATTGCTACAGCAGGCGGTCGTTCGCTAGGATTACTACTTGGTATCCGAGCGATGATGGGAATTGGTGAATCTCCTGCATTTCCAACAAACACGAGAGTGATCAAGGACTGGTTGCCATCGAAGGAACGTGGAATTGCGAATGGGATTTTTACAATGGGTATTGCTACGGGAGCCGGCCTTTCTACACCGTTACTTGCTTGGATTATTGGGAGTTGGGGTTGGCAAATGGCCTTTATCCTCACAGGTGCGGTAGGCCTCCTTTGGGTACCAATCTGGTTGTACTATTTTAAAAACAATCCAGCAGACAGTAAGATGAGCGAGGCTGAGTTACAACATATTCAAGAAGGAAAAATGGAGCAAACAGTAGTTAGTGAATCTAAAGTAAAATGGTACGAACTTTTAAAAATTAAGAATGTTTGGTGCTGTATGTATGGACTTTTCTCCCAAAACTACTTACTTTATATGATGCTAACTTGGCTTCCAACTTATTTAGTTATGGAACGAGATATGAGCTTGCTTAAAGCAGGTTTCAATTCAGTAATTCCATGGGTAGTAGCATCGATTGGAGCAATTTGCGGCGGTTTAATCTCTGATCGACTTGTTAAGAGAGGGTGGAGACCAATCGCAGCTAGACGAACAGTAATGTCGATTGGAATGTTGTTTTGCTTAGCGATTATTCCTGCAGGATTCGTATCGAATGTAGGACTTGCCTTAGCTTTAATCTCCATATCAATCGGTGGAATGATGTTTGCAAACAGTGGAACATGGGCGATTTTGACAGACATTGCACCAGAGGGCACAGTAGGTACGCTTGCCGGACTCCAAAATTTCGTTGGTAATATTGCTGGATGGATTGCACCAATCATGACAGGCTTCATTGTTGGCTATTTTAAAAGCTTTGTTGGAGGGTTAGTCATTGCAGGAATTATTGCCGGTATTGCATTCCTTGTTTACACATTCTTATTAAAAGAAAATGAAAAAACGATAATTATAAATAAAGACAATGAGGTGGTATCGTCATGA
- a CDS encoding Ldh family oxidoreductase, whose translation MTVKKYESQNLKKLGSLILEHQGVSLEHAETVAQSLITADLRGVSSHGILRLPVYVKRLENGKIKANPDIKKVFETDSTIVIDGDHGLGHVVAQEAIQELIEKSESSKISAVAIRRSNHYGAAAYWAMQLAEHNMIGLSVSNVEPLMPPPGGTEARVGNNPISFAAPAGESPSIVLDMATSVVPLGKILNAKSKNESIPEGWALNAKGNPTTDPDEVVNGGFLFPVGGPKGYGLSVIVDLLSALLSNGAIGEQINSMYQDLDKPNDISHFFLGIKIDGFMQVEQFKGLVDQYIAYIKNTPLVEGANEIYLPGEIEHRNFERNKVEGIGIPDSVISELVELATKAGINQELITQLTSPLEVVAN comes from the coding sequence ATGACAGTAAAAAAATATGAATCTCAAAATCTAAAAAAGCTCGGAAGTTTAATTCTTGAACATCAAGGTGTTTCTTTAGAACATGCAGAGACAGTTGCCCAGTCACTAATTACAGCTGACCTAAGAGGTGTGAGCAGTCACGGAATTCTAAGACTTCCCGTATACGTTAAGCGTCTTGAGAACGGAAAAATTAAGGCGAATCCGGATATTAAAAAAGTATTTGAAACGGATTCGACGATTGTAATAGACGGTGATCATGGACTAGGTCATGTAGTGGCTCAGGAAGCAATTCAAGAACTAATTGAAAAATCTGAAAGTTCGAAGATATCTGCTGTTGCTATTCGCAGAAGCAACCATTATGGAGCTGCTGCGTATTGGGCAATGCAATTAGCTGAACATAATATGATTGGACTATCTGTAAGTAATGTAGAACCTTTAATGCCTCCTCCAGGCGGTACAGAGGCAAGAGTTGGAAATAATCCAATCTCATTTGCTGCTCCAGCGGGAGAAAGTCCATCAATTGTTCTTGATATGGCAACAAGTGTTGTCCCACTTGGGAAAATATTGAATGCAAAAAGCAAAAATGAATCTATACCAGAAGGATGGGCTTTAAATGCCAAAGGGAACCCGACAACAGATCCAGACGAAGTCGTAAATGGTGGATTCCTCTTTCCGGTAGGTGGGCCAAAAGGATATGGTTTATCAGTTATCGTCGACCTATTGTCAGCATTATTAAGCAATGGTGCAATCGGAGAGCAAATCAATTCCATGTATCAGGATTTAGATAAACCAAATGATATCAGTCATTTCTTTTTAGGAATTAAAATTGATGGCTTTATGCAAGTGGAACAATTTAAAGGTTTAGTAGACCAATATATTGCCTATATCAAAAATACTCCTTTAGTAGAAGGGGCAAATGAAATTTATCTTCCAGGAGAGATTGAACACCGAAACTTTGAAAGAAATAAAGTAGAAGGAATTGGAATTCCAGATAGTGTCATT
- a CDS encoding alpha/beta hydrolase: MIIASKFININGINTHYHEEGTGDEKIILIHGSGPGVSAFANWRLVIPRLSESYQVFAPDIIGFGETDKLADHNYHIDLWVEHLIGFIEAVSNEPVYLVGNSFGGALSLHIAYRRPDLVKKLILMGSVGTKHQISEGLDQVWGYEPSLDSMRNLIKLFSYDQAAANNEELVRLRYEASIRPDVKEAFAAMFQAPRQNKLDEMALEDEQIKQIEVKTLIFHGLNDQVIPIEETSYRLIQLLPHAELHVFNECGHWTQIEKTEPFIDHILTFIKNEASLKV, translated from the coding sequence ATGATCATTGCTTCAAAATTCATCAATATTAATGGGATTAATACACATTATCATGAAGAAGGGACTGGGGATGAAAAAATCATATTAATTCATGGTTCAGGTCCTGGCGTATCAGCCTTTGCAAACTGGCGTTTAGTCATTCCACGGTTAAGTGAATCATATCAAGTTTTTGCCCCAGATATTATTGGCTTTGGAGAAACAGATAAATTAGCAGATCATAATTATCATATTGACTTATGGGTAGAACACTTAATCGGTTTTATCGAAGCCGTATCAAACGAACCAGTATATTTAGTAGGGAATTCTTTCGGGGGTGCATTATCGCTACATATCGCGTATCGCAGACCAGATTTAGTGAAAAAACTAATCTTAATGGGTAGTGTTGGCACAAAGCATCAAATTTCTGAAGGCTTAGATCAAGTATGGGGTTATGAGCCAAGCTTGGATTCCATGAGAAATCTTATTAAATTATTCTCCTATGACCAAGCAGCAGCAAACAATGAAGAACTTGTACGTTTGCGCTATGAGGCGAGTATTCGACCAGATGTGAAAGAGGCTTTTGCAGCCATGTTCCAAGCACCACGCCAAAATAAATTAGATGAAATGGCGTTAGAGGATGAGCAAATCAAACAAATTGAGGTAAAAACATTAATTTTCCATGGTTTAAACGACCAAGTAATTCCAATCGAAGAGACGAGTTATCGCTTAATTCAATTATTACCTCACGCAGAATTGCATGTATTTAATGAGTGTGGCCATTGGACTCAAATTGAAAAGACGGAGCCGTTTATTGATCACATCTTAACCTTTATAAAAAACGAAGCTAGCTTAAAGGTGTAG
- a CDS encoding GntR family transcriptional regulator: MKLYAMSMKPLKVQAMEIIRDAIIDGVLKDGDMITEKVAKERFGISRTPFREAVQILEANNWLYTVPYTGTYVKPITMEDIDEVFEMRMIVEPAIVKHLQDRKVSFEKLYSLTKHMEEHIGEMTDIEFMSEDREYHAELYRLTNNKRLISTYEEVSEMMLRIGIHVLFKQDRRLEVVEEHWAIIRALEQGNGEELLVSHLEKTKKSFIEIYQRK; this comes from the coding sequence GTGAAGTTATATGCAATGTCTATGAAACCACTGAAGGTACAAGCTATGGAAATCATACGTGATGCAATTATCGATGGCGTTCTTAAAGATGGCGACATGATAACGGAAAAAGTTGCAAAAGAAAGGTTCGGGATCAGCCGCACACCATTTAGAGAAGCTGTCCAAATACTTGAAGCCAATAATTGGTTATATACAGTACCCTATACAGGTACATACGTAAAACCAATTACCATGGAAGATATCGATGAAGTGTTTGAAATGAGGATGATTGTGGAACCTGCGATTGTCAAACATTTACAAGATCGAAAAGTTTCATTTGAGAAATTGTATTCTCTTACAAAGCACATGGAGGAGCATATTGGAGAAATGACAGATATTGAATTTATGTCTGAAGATCGGGAATATCATGCGGAGCTTTATAGGTTAACAAATAATAAAAGACTCATTTCTACGTATGAAGAAGTATCTGAGATGATGCTGCGAATCGGGATACATGTATTGTTCAAGCAGGATCGCCGTTTGGAAGTGGTTGAAGAGCATTGGGCGATTATTCGGGCATTAGAACAAGGTAACGGAGAAGAGCTATTAGTATCACACCTTGAAAAAACAAAAAAGAGCTTTATCGAAATATACCAAAGAAAATAA